A genome region from Acidobacteriota bacterium includes the following:
- a CDS encoding altronate dehydratase codes for MKTSEAVAASTNGAAVVPVLKLRDTDNVGVVRLPLSAGATVEVGGKQIEVRENINPGHKIALRHIPAGSPVIKYGEFMAKATSDIAVGEWVHTHNTEPDFSRGEYEYATRTPKTDFFSPEQAGTFMGYLRENGDVGTRNYIAVIATSNCSSHVAMLIAEQLKHVNQKTHGVDGVVAIPHQEGCGHSQGEDTWQLERTIAGMIFHPNVGAVLMVSLGCEVNQISKYLGTVQLGQQGFRKGKLIVGLEMQVSGGTRKTVEAGVRQVEDLIKHCQTMKRTPQPMGKIILGLNCGGSDAFSGITANPALGYCSDLLVRSGGTSVLAEIPECMGAEHLLTRRAIDEATGRKVIDVVEWYQGYLQRFGAKWDDNPSPGNKAGGITNIAEKSLGAVAKGGTTALTGVYAYAEHIDKPGFGLMNTPGYDPVSLTGLGAGGANMIVFTTGRGSGIGHPVVPVIKVASNSRIAGIMEDNIDINAGTIVEGKETIEQVGHHIFNLIRRAASGERTKSELLGHKEFVPWRVGPVM; via the coding sequence ATGAAGACTAGCGAAGCAGTAGCAGCAAGTACCAACGGGGCAGCGGTCGTGCCTGTCCTGAAACTCAGAGACACCGATAACGTCGGCGTCGTGCGGCTGCCTCTTTCGGCAGGCGCTACGGTTGAAGTTGGCGGCAAGCAGATTGAAGTTCGTGAAAACATCAACCCGGGACACAAAATTGCGCTCCGTCACATTCCGGCAGGCTCGCCAGTGATCAAGTACGGCGAATTTATGGCCAAGGCCACCAGCGATATTGCCGTGGGCGAATGGGTGCACACGCATAACACCGAGCCGGATTTCAGTAGAGGTGAATACGAATACGCCACGCGCACGCCCAAGACGGATTTCTTTTCGCCCGAACAGGCGGGCACGTTTATGGGCTATTTGCGCGAGAATGGCGATGTCGGCACGCGCAATTACATTGCGGTGATCGCTACGTCGAATTGCTCCAGCCACGTGGCGATGCTAATTGCCGAACAGTTGAAGCACGTCAATCAGAAAACCCACGGCGTAGACGGTGTCGTCGCCATTCCGCATCAGGAAGGCTGCGGCCATTCGCAAGGCGAAGACACCTGGCAACTCGAACGCACCATTGCCGGAATGATCTTTCATCCCAACGTCGGCGCGGTACTGATGGTCAGCCTGGGTTGCGAGGTCAATCAAATCTCGAAGTACCTGGGCACGGTGCAACTCGGCCAGCAAGGCTTCCGCAAAGGCAAGCTGATCGTCGGGCTGGAAATGCAGGTTTCCGGCGGCACGCGCAAAACCGTCGAAGCGGGTGTGCGCCAAGTCGAAGACCTGATCAAGCATTGCCAAACGATGAAGCGCACGCCACAGCCAATGGGCAAAATCATTTTGGGTTTGAACTGCGGCGGCTCTGATGCGTTCTCCGGCATCACGGCGAATCCGGCGCTCGGTTATTGCAGCGACTTGCTGGTGCGTTCGGGCGGGACTTCGGTGCTGGCGGAAATTCCCGAATGCATGGGGGCAGAACACTTGCTGACGCGGCGTGCGATTGACGAAGCGACCGGGCGCAAGGTGATTGACGTGGTGGAATGGTATCAGGGCTACCTGCAACGCTTCGGCGCGAAATGGGATGACAATCCGTCGCCCGGCAATAAGGCGGGCGGCATCACGAACATCGCCGAGAAATCGCTGGGCGCCGTGGCCAAAGGCGGCACGACCGCGCTGACGGGCGTTTACGCTTACGCCGAACACATTGATAAACCGGGCTTCGGCTTGATGAATACGCCGGGTTACGATCCGGTTTCGCTGACCGGCCTGGGCGCGGGCGGCGCGAATATGATCGTCTTTACGACCGGGCGCGGCTCCGGCATCGGTCATCCGGTCGTGCCGGTCATCAAGGTTGCATCAAACTCGCGCATCGCGGGCATTATGGAAGACAACATTGACATCAACGCGGGCACCATCGTCGAAGGCAAAGAAACCATCGAACAGGTCGGCCATCATATCTTTAATCTGATCCGCCGCGCCGCATCAGGCGAACGTACCAAGAGCGAATTGCTGGGGCACAAGGAATTTGTGCCGTGGCGTGTCGGGCCGGTGATGTAG